A single genomic interval of Hyalangium minutum harbors:
- a CDS encoding class I SAM-dependent rRNA methyltransferase, with the protein SRPQHGRGRPHPRQEKPAPDRTTPELGPDGLPQVQLLRRGVERWQAGHPWIYRADLNGDPGLPGGEVVRVTDGRGWFIGKAFYSKHSKISLRWLSYEDIPVDVDFFRQRLVSADALRRKALPGERTYRVVHGEADQLPGLVVDRYGDYLSVQFLVPAMEARKELITDLLTELFSPRAIVNRSDVGVRALEGLQPEKTVLRGELPGPVSFDEGLVRMRADLLEGQKTGAFLDQRENHVMASQYAFGEALDCFSYVGGFALQLATRAQRVTAVEISEAASAQLRDNAAANRLTNLDVVVANAFDFLRDSVDEGKRYDTIVLDPPSFAKNKDAVAAALRGYKEINLRAMQLLRPGGYLISASCTYHVDEQAFEDMLASAAADARRRVQIIERRGAGKDHPVLLNLRETRYLKCFVLRVL; encoded by the coding sequence AGCCGCCCCCAGCACGGCCGAGGCCGCCCCCACCCCCGCCAGGAAAAGCCCGCCCCGGACCGCACCACGCCCGAGCTCGGCCCGGATGGACTCCCCCAGGTCCAGCTCCTGCGCCGCGGCGTCGAGCGCTGGCAGGCTGGCCACCCGTGGATTTACCGCGCCGACCTCAACGGTGACCCTGGCCTCCCCGGCGGCGAGGTGGTGCGCGTCACCGACGGGCGCGGCTGGTTCATCGGCAAGGCCTTCTATTCGAAGCACTCGAAGATCTCCCTGCGCTGGCTCTCCTACGAGGACATCCCCGTCGACGTGGACTTCTTCCGCCAGCGCCTGGTCTCGGCCGATGCCCTGCGCCGCAAAGCCCTCCCCGGCGAGCGCACCTACCGCGTGGTGCACGGCGAGGCGGACCAGCTCCCCGGGCTCGTGGTGGACCGCTACGGGGACTACCTCAGCGTGCAGTTCCTCGTGCCCGCCATGGAGGCCCGCAAGGAGCTCATCACCGATCTGCTCACCGAGCTGTTCTCCCCCCGCGCTATCGTCAACCGCTCGGATGTAGGGGTGCGCGCCCTGGAGGGCCTGCAGCCCGAGAAGACCGTGCTGCGCGGCGAGCTGCCCGGCCCCGTCTCCTTCGACGAGGGCCTCGTGCGCATGCGCGCCGATCTGCTCGAGGGCCAGAAGACCGGCGCCTTCCTCGACCAGCGCGAGAACCACGTCATGGCCTCGCAGTACGCCTTCGGCGAGGCGCTGGACTGCTTCTCCTATGTGGGCGGCTTCGCGCTCCAGCTCGCCACCCGCGCCCAGCGCGTCACCGCCGTGGAGATCTCCGAGGCCGCCAGCGCCCAGCTGCGCGACAACGCCGCCGCCAACCGCCTCACCAACCTGGACGTCGTCGTCGCCAACGCCTTCGACTTCCTCCGCGACTCGGTGGACGAGGGCAAGCGCTACGACACCATCGTCCTGGATCCACCCTCGTTCGCGAAGAACAAGGATGCCGTGGCAGCCGCGCTTCGCGGGTACAAAGAGATCAACCTGCGCGCCATGCAGCTGCTCCGCCCCGGCGGCTACCTCATCTCCGCCAGCTGCACGTACCACGTGGATGAGCAGGCCTTCGAGGACATGTTGGCCTCCGCTGCGGCCGATGCGCGCCGGCGCGTGCAGATCATCGAGCGCCGGGGTGCGGGCAAGGATCACCCGGTACTCCTGAATTTGCGGGAGACGCGCTACCTGAAGTGCTTCGTCCTGCGGGTGCTGTGA
- a CDS encoding YkgJ family cysteine cluster protein → MRARDWDDEEQAPATSAIAEARALSELRAIYRQADAAYAPFSCPASGECCQLAKTQRQPWLWYPEWKLLSAHRPLPPKRADGGCPYLDASGLRCTAYADRPFGCRTFFCERIRGPARQPVETVDALLRRLEAVSQRVRPGLTGPRPLLEWHTEALSSEEQS, encoded by the coding sequence ATGCGAGCGCGCGACTGGGACGATGAGGAGCAGGCCCCTGCCACCTCGGCGATCGCCGAGGCGCGCGCCCTCAGCGAGCTGCGTGCCATCTACCGGCAGGCGGATGCCGCCTACGCCCCCTTCTCCTGCCCCGCCAGCGGCGAGTGCTGCCAGCTCGCGAAGACTCAGCGCCAGCCGTGGCTTTGGTACCCGGAGTGGAAGCTGCTCTCCGCTCACCGTCCGCTTCCACCGAAGCGCGCGGATGGGGGCTGCCCGTACCTGGATGCCTCGGGCCTGCGGTGCACCGCCTACGCGGATCGGCCCTTTGGCTGCCGCACCTTCTTCTGCGAGCGGATCCGGGGCCCCGCTCGCCAGCCCGTGGAGACGGTCGATGCGCTGCTGCGGCGGCTCGAGGCTGTCTCTCAACGCGTGAGGCCGGGCCTGACAGGGCCGCGGCCCCTACTGGAGTGGCACACCGAGGCCCTCTCCTCGGAGGAGCAATCATGA
- a CDS encoding glycerate kinase yields the protein MTLRWLVAPQEFKGTLTASEVAEALQAGLQEAAPEVLLDVAPLADGGPGTVDALLAGGAGEQRVLTVQGPLGAPVQAAWALLESGRTAIIEMAAASGLSLLRPEERDARRASTYGTGELIRAALDAGCSRIIVGMGGSATNDGGAGALTALGYCFLDAQGQLLPPGGAALRQMARVDITQRHPRLTEVELLAATDVTAPLLGPNGASQLFGPQKGADPQTVEQLEEALAWFAQGLAPEFIRVPGAGAAGGLGYGLAVLAGANIASGYRLVAHGLRLERRVAVADVVLTGEGRFDRQTTLGKGPAALARTAKELGKPVVLFVGSTVHEEGLDTTLFQEIIELGSPPFDKEAAVRALREAAARWASTARHMKPHDERDRGHDREAGDEHLGSGGSM from the coding sequence GTGACGCTTCGCTGGCTCGTTGCCCCTCAGGAGTTCAAGGGGACTCTCACCGCCTCCGAGGTGGCCGAGGCTCTCCAGGCCGGGCTCCAGGAAGCCGCTCCCGAAGTCCTCCTCGATGTCGCGCCGCTCGCGGATGGCGGGCCCGGTACCGTGGACGCGCTGCTCGCGGGAGGCGCTGGAGAGCAACGGGTCCTCACCGTGCAGGGCCCGCTTGGCGCTCCGGTCCAGGCAGCCTGGGCGCTGCTGGAGTCCGGACGGACGGCGATCATCGAGATGGCCGCGGCCTCGGGGCTGTCGCTGCTGCGCCCCGAGGAGCGGGATGCCCGGCGCGCGTCCACGTATGGCACGGGGGAGCTGATCCGCGCGGCGCTGGATGCGGGCTGCTCGCGGATCATCGTCGGCATGGGTGGCAGCGCGACGAACGACGGCGGGGCCGGGGCGCTCACGGCGCTGGGCTACTGCTTTCTCGATGCGCAGGGCCAGCTGCTGCCTCCGGGTGGCGCCGCGCTCCGGCAGATGGCGCGCGTGGACATCACCCAGCGGCACCCCCGGCTCACGGAGGTGGAGCTGCTGGCGGCCACGGACGTGACGGCCCCGCTGCTGGGCCCCAATGGCGCCTCGCAGCTGTTCGGGCCGCAGAAGGGCGCGGATCCTCAGACGGTGGAGCAGCTGGAGGAGGCACTGGCCTGGTTCGCGCAGGGGCTCGCGCCCGAGTTCATCCGGGTGCCGGGCGCGGGAGCGGCCGGAGGGCTCGGGTACGGGCTGGCGGTGCTGGCGGGGGCGAACATCGCCTCCGGGTACCGGCTGGTCGCCCATGGGCTCCGGCTGGAGCGGCGAGTGGCGGTGGCGGACGTGGTGCTCACCGGCGAGGGGCGCTTCGATCGGCAGACCACCCTGGGCAAGGGGCCGGCCGCCCTGGCGCGCACGGCCAAGGAGCTGGGCAAGCCGGTGGTGCTCTTCGTGGGCTCGACCGTCCACGAGGAGGGGCTGGACACCACGCTGTTCCAAGAGATCATCGAGCTGGGCAGTCCGCCGTTCGACAAGGAGGCCGCGGTGCGGGCGCTCCGGGAGGCCGCCGCGCGCTGGGCCTCCACCGCCCGGCACATGAAGCCGCACGACGAACGGGATCGCGGCCACGACCGGGAAGCCGGGGACGAGCACCTGGGCTCTGGCGGTTCGATGTAG
- a CDS encoding ArnT family glycosyltransferase: MSQVPRWGIVLAVALCVRGAYLLTAHGPAFEAPLIDADYYDFLGEQLARGQGFPEGPFWQPPLYPMLLGALYWLGGHSLWWPRLLQAVLGSLTAVLAARVAWRLSGRPAVELIAGLLVALHGPLVFYDGELLSTSLGTFLGAAALWLAVREPPSGWMALACGACIGLGALAVAPLLLLLLPLGWAVARSRPIRAALCVVACAAPVLWATAFNHSRTGEWLLISANGGINLWLGNNADVDRSMAIRPGAAWEALVDEPSRQGFHTPGAQDRYFTRKVFVFCREQPLRCVSNLIWKARLLLVARELPRNEDLYVVRSQSPVLWALTARPGGVALPYALLWPLAAVGGVALWRKRKEGAEQARRALTVAGTALMLAAPSIVFFVSGRYRAPLAPMLCVLAALGLLVLWESRGAARAVPVGVALAVLGLSLWPVRLAVDSVNFEAELQYAVGGRRARLGDDAGAVEAWRLAVERKPDYLEAGFNLGLALERLGRPEEAVRAYQSLLRWYPSEPLLRERLAQLRDAANGGASP, from the coding sequence GTGAGCCAGGTTCCTCGCTGGGGGATCGTGCTGGCTGTGGCGCTCTGCGTGCGCGGGGCGTACCTGCTCACCGCGCACGGCCCGGCCTTCGAAGCGCCGCTGATCGACGCGGACTACTACGACTTCCTGGGCGAGCAGCTGGCGCGCGGGCAGGGCTTTCCCGAGGGGCCCTTCTGGCAGCCGCCGCTGTACCCGATGCTGCTGGGCGCCCTGTACTGGCTCGGTGGGCACAGCTTGTGGTGGCCGAGGCTGCTGCAGGCGGTGCTGGGCTCTCTCACCGCCGTGCTCGCCGCGAGGGTGGCATGGCGCCTCTCGGGCCGCCCGGCGGTGGAGCTGATCGCGGGGCTGCTGGTGGCGCTGCATGGGCCGCTCGTCTTCTATGACGGGGAGCTGCTGTCCACCTCGCTCGGCACGTTCCTGGGCGCCGCGGCGCTCTGGCTCGCCGTGCGCGAGCCTCCCTCCGGGTGGATGGCGCTGGCGTGTGGGGCGTGCATTGGCCTTGGGGCGCTCGCGGTGGCGCCGCTGCTGCTGCTCCTGCTTCCGCTGGGCTGGGCGGTGGCGCGGAGCCGGCCGATCCGAGCCGCGCTCTGTGTCGTGGCCTGTGCCGCCCCGGTGCTCTGGGCCACGGCCTTCAACCACTCCCGCACGGGAGAGTGGCTGCTCATCTCCGCCAATGGAGGCATCAACCTCTGGCTGGGCAACAACGCGGACGTGGACCGGAGCATGGCCATCCGTCCGGGTGCGGCCTGGGAGGCGCTGGTGGATGAGCCCTCGCGCCAGGGCTTCCATACGCCCGGCGCCCAGGATCGCTACTTCACGCGGAAGGTGTTCGTCTTCTGCCGCGAACAGCCTCTCCGCTGCGTGAGCAACCTTATATGGAAGGCCCGGCTGCTGCTCGTGGCCCGCGAGCTGCCTCGCAATGAGGACCTCTATGTCGTGCGCTCCCAGTCCCCGGTGCTCTGGGCGCTGACCGCGAGGCCTGGGGGCGTGGCGCTGCCGTATGCGCTGCTGTGGCCGCTCGCGGCGGTGGGCGGCGTGGCGCTCTGGCGCAAGCGGAAGGAGGGCGCCGAGCAGGCCCGCAGAGCGCTCACCGTGGCGGGGACCGCGCTCATGCTGGCGGCTCCGTCCATTGTCTTCTTCGTCTCCGGCCGCTACCGCGCGCCACTGGCGCCGATGCTGTGCGTGCTCGCGGCGCTGGGGCTCCTCGTGCTGTGGGAGTCGCGCGGGGCTGCGCGCGCTGTGCCCGTGGGGGTGGCGCTGGCGGTGCTCGGGCTCTCTCTGTGGCCCGTGCGGCTCGCGGTGGACTCCGTGAACTTCGAGGCTGAGCTTCAGTACGCGGTGGGTGGACGCCGAGCCCGGCTCGGGGACGATGCAGGGGCCGTGGAGGCGTGGCGGCTCGCCGTGGAGCGCAAGCCGGACTACCTGGAGGCGGGCTTCAACCTCGGGCTTGCGCTGGAGCGCCTGGGACGGCCCGAGGAGGCGGTCCGTGCCTACCAGTCCCTGCTGCGCTGGTACCCCAGCGAGCCTCTCTTGCGGGAGCGGCTGGCCCAGCTGCGCGACGCCGCGAACGGTGGTGCCAGCCCCTGA
- a CDS encoding nicotinamidase, with protein MSLPIPRFHEDARAGQLYLERAADVAKEARLYAEANRIRPAREDKVRIAAFGIDVQVAFCTPGASLFVPGAVEDTQRTLRWLYANLGRVTELVFSLDTHRVFQIFHPSWWQDAGGQPPPPLTVITADDIRQGRWRPTRHPEESLAYCERLETSGKYVLTVWPFHALLGGLSHSLVPAMYEASLFHALVRDTPTWFELKGEHPLTENYSVLSPEVTEVRGQKVGEFNTRLFDHLMSFDRVYVFGQAKSHCVLSTLRDLRQHIERTDRSKMGRVVILEDAMSPVPAPPLDPLPAALDFPRVADEAVREFQQAGMRVARTTDPLDV; from the coding sequence ATGTCCCTGCCCATTCCCCGCTTTCATGAGGACGCTCGCGCGGGGCAGCTCTACCTCGAACGTGCCGCTGACGTGGCCAAGGAGGCCCGGCTCTATGCCGAAGCGAACCGCATCCGCCCCGCCCGCGAGGACAAGGTCCGCATCGCCGCCTTCGGCATCGACGTACAGGTGGCTTTCTGCACCCCCGGCGCCAGCCTCTTCGTCCCCGGAGCCGTGGAGGACACCCAGCGCACCCTTCGCTGGCTCTACGCGAACCTGGGGCGCGTCACCGAGCTCGTGTTCTCGCTGGATACCCACCGGGTGTTCCAGATCTTCCACCCCTCGTGGTGGCAGGACGCGGGCGGGCAGCCGCCTCCGCCGCTCACGGTCATCACCGCCGATGACATCCGCCAGGGCCGCTGGCGCCCCACGCGCCACCCGGAGGAGAGCCTCGCCTACTGCGAGCGGCTCGAGACCAGCGGCAAGTACGTGCTCACCGTGTGGCCGTTCCACGCGCTGCTCGGAGGCCTGAGCCACTCGTTGGTGCCCGCCATGTACGAGGCCAGCTTGTTCCACGCGCTCGTGCGCGACACGCCCACCTGGTTCGAGCTCAAGGGCGAGCACCCGCTCACGGAGAACTACTCCGTGCTCTCGCCCGAGGTGACCGAGGTGCGAGGCCAGAAGGTCGGTGAGTTCAACACCCGCCTCTTCGACCACCTCATGTCCTTTGATCGTGTGTACGTGTTCGGGCAGGCCAAGTCCCACTGCGTGCTGTCCACGCTGAGGGACCTGCGCCAGCACATCGAGCGCACGGATCGCTCGAAGATGGGCCGCGTCGTCATCCTCGAGGACGCCATGAGCCCGGTGCCCGCGCCGCCGCTGGATCCGCTGCCGGCCGCGCTCGACTTCCCGCGCGTGGCGGATGAGGCGGTCCGCGAGTTCCAGCAGGCGGGCATGCGCGTGGCGCGGACCACGGATCCCCTCGACGTGTGA